One Aegilops tauschii subsp. strangulata cultivar AL8/78 chromosome 2, Aet v6.0, whole genome shotgun sequence genomic window, GTGGAAAATGCCAGATCAATTTGGAAAATTTTGTTGCTGCCATTCACCTCCATTGGTTGTGGGCTGCTTGGACGGATCCGGCCAAGCCTTGGGTCAACCTTGGGAACCCTTGTGGGGATAAAGACAATGATATTTTCGCCGCTGCCACCAAGGTTGTCGTTGGAGATGGTCTCTAAGCCTCGTTTTGGAACTTTGCCTGGCTGGATGGCATGAGACCTAAAGATATTGCGCTGAAGATCTTTGACCTTTGTACAAGAAAAATCTGCTCCATGAAGAAGGCCTTGCAAAATAATTTCTGGGTTTCCAATGTGGATATTGGTGGAAATCTCACCGTGGGCCATATATCCGAGTTCGTCAACCTTTGGGGCTCGTCAACCTCAACCCTGAGGAGGTCGATTCAATTACTTGGAAGCTCACCAATGATGGCCAAtattcggcggcggcggcttataGTGCTCAATTTATTGGACTTGTGGACTCGAACATGCCCTATTAGTGTCGAAGAACCGGGCTCTCCCGAATGCAATTTTTTGCTTGGTTGGTCATCAACAATAGAGTTTGGGCGGCTGGCAAGCTTCAGCGGAGAGGATGGCCAAATTGCAACGTTTGCCCTCTTGGCTAGCAGACCCCCGTAGTTGGCGACACACCTTCTTTTTCAATGTCGCTACACCATCCGTGTGTGGGGAATGATTAAGTCTTGGTTTGATTTGAACGATGTACATCCGGCGGATTGGAGAGGATTGGCTTTCGTCAGGGAGCAGTGGAGTGTCAATGCTTCGGGGATGTCTCGGCCCCGAAGGGCAATGGTTTCTCTGATGCTACTGATTTCGTAGGAAATATGGAAAAAGAGAAATGCATGTGTATTCCGTAACAATGCAACTCGTGTGGGTGTTCTTGTTGCTCGAATTAAAGAGGAAGCTTCTTTGTGGTGCCTCGTCTGGGCGAAATATTTGTGTAATATTATGCCGCGAGGGTGAGGCTTGTAATTTGGCCGATGGCCTAGACTCTAAAAATCTTCTTCTTATTCAATAAAAATGGCGATGCCTTTTGCCTTGTTTCAAGAAAAAGAACCACCTCAGCTCAGTCCCATGGCTACaatgtcttcttttcttttctttaataGTACATAGTATGCGCAATCttgcaaaaaaggaaaaaaaagagtaTGCGCAATCTTGGCCTCAGCTCCGGCCCCCTGGGGACACAACTCGGTGGAGGTTGGTGGTGTTACTGTCACGTACGCGGTACCATGCACCCGTGCGTGCTATGATCACATACCATATCTTCTCTATGGTAGTACGCGTCTTTTAGCTCGAGGCAGTACCGATGCCCGCTTGCATGCACAACCAAGAAGTGAAGCATATATGCGGCCCTTGCAACACGACAGCGCATGCGACAGACGGAGTAAAGAGTGGCAGACAGAGCAGATGGTtcatggcatggcatggactgCGATGGATAAGAACTCTCCTTTTTTTTTGAACGAGGGACGAGGGAGGCGCACGAGGCGCCAACTTTCATCTCAAACAAAGCTGACGTATACGGCTAGCAAGAGAACCATGCATTCACCACATAAACCTCCGGATGGGCTTTATTACAAGAGAAATATGCCCACCTACGGGACAATACATACTTACTTTTTACACAAGAACACACACCAGGTCCACCAGCTACAGCTAGTCAACACCGTTCCTTCCACACCAAGACGAAATCACGAAGGTCACCGGTAACGCTAACGACAACCATGAGCAAAGCTCAGCTACTCTACTAAGATATTTAGGCGCGCGAGGCGAAGACATGAGGAGGCAGTCAGGGCTCAGGGGCACTTGGTCTTGTTGCCGTGCGTGGTCCAGTCGGTGTAGCACTTGCCGCAGGTCTCCTTGTTGCCGGCCGTGCCCGCCGGCACGCAGCGGCACACGCTGCAGCACTTGAGGCACGCCCGGCTGCACAGCTTCGGCCGCGAGTTGGCGCTGCACCGCAGGTTGCACGCCCACCCGCAGTCTGCATACATCACACATTCACACGCCATGGAATGAATGGGCGCATTTCCTCTCATCTGAAATACTCCTATCTATCATAGGGCAGATTTGATACCTTTAGAGGGGTCTACGATGTTGTGGGGAGGAGGCCCGAGCGGAGCGGCAGCCGGAGCAGGAGAGTCGGCAGCCTATCGGTCACCCAGAGGAGAAAATCAGCATTGTGAGTTGGAGTATCATACGTACTATCATGCACTGTCGCATTGAGTAGTTAGACAGAAGGTCCCCTTAACTCACCTTGATGGTGCTGAGCAGGAGGAGGGCCGCCACCAGCGCGGCCACGGCAAGCTTGCCGAGCGCCATGGCTCCTTCCTCTGGAGTCTGAAG contains:
- the LOC109749968 gene encoding snakin-2, whose translation is MALGKLAVAALVAALLLLSTIKAADSPAPAAAPLGPPPHNIVDPSKDCGWACNLRCSANSRPKLCSRACLKCCSVCRCVPAGTAGNKETCGKCYTDWTTHGNKTKCP